The following nucleotide sequence is from Rhodospirillales bacterium.
TGTCTGTGCCTGTGGAAATGCTGAAGGAAGATGGTACGCTGGGGCCCTCCTCTTTGTTTGAAGCGCCATACAAAGAATGCTGGTTTGAGATCGGATTTGGCAATGGTGAGCATTTAAGCGCGTTGATGCGTCGGCATCCTGAGCATGCGTATTTTGGGGCCGAGCCGTTTATTAATGGTATGGCCGCTTTTCTCAAAGATATTCAGAACGATCTGCAGACCCGTATCCGCGTACATATGGACGATGCGATGATGCTGGCGGGTTCATTGGAAGACGAATGTCTGGACGGGATATATATTCTCAACCCCGATCCGTGGCATAAAAAGCGCCATCATAAGCGCCGGATTGTGAATCGTGAAAATTTGAAGTGTTTTCACCGCATTTTAAAACCCGGTGGGCAATTGATTTTAAGCACCGATGTGCCGTATCTGGCTGAATGGATGATTACGGAAGTGATGATTCATGGTGGCTTCACGTGGCTGGCAAACAGTAAACGTGACTGGGAAACTAAGCTTGAGGACTGGATCGATACGGCCTATCAGACCAAAGGGGCCAAAGGCGCGGACAAGATGGTGTATTTGTTTTTTTCACGGACATAAATTTGCCTCAAAATCCAACCCGTGAGACAATGAACTTTGAGGGGACGGCGCACATGAAATCTTTTATTTTTTTAGCATTTATCCTGGTTTTGGGCGTTTTTGCATTTTCTGCTTCCTATGCAGAAGAGACGAATTCTGTGGAACAAACGGATCTATGGGGAGATGACACTGGGCAATACGGATATCAGGACTATCTGAAAGATCTTAAAACAAACCCTTCTTTGGAACTTACCGAAGAGATTTGTAAAAACAGCCATGGAGCGAAAAACTCGGCATCCGGGGAACCTACCCGAAGGGCTTTTGCTCGCAAACATCTCGAACGCGATGAGTGCTATATGGCGCTCATGAAGCAGGAAGGACAAACGACCCTTTTGCGGTGTCTGCAATTATCGGAAAACAAACAACCGCTTTGTCTTAAAAACATTACAATTCAGGAGGACAATCCTGAAATTTGCAATTTTATAGGTGCGGAAAATGAGAAAACCCATGCGAATTGCCTAACTTATTTTGCAGGGAAGAAAAGCTTTAAAGAAGACAATACAAACTTTAAGCCCTGCCGCAATATACAGGACGTTGAAAACCGTTACTCATGTTATCGAACTACCCTTTTATCCCGCTACCAAAGCCAGATGGATTTAGCAGCTGTACACGTGAGCATTCCCCCGACGCAACAAAAATATGCCAAAGAAATTAAAGATTGCGGGCAATTTGAGAGCCTGTTTAATCAGCAACAATGCTATCATTCTATTCCTCATAATTTTTATGCCGAAGCGGGCTATACCAATTGCAGCTATTTGGAAATACATCCTTGCAAAAAAGCAAGAGACAGAGGTTTCCTCTATCTCATGATGGCGGGAGACAAGCGCGCCGACAAAATTGCGCAAATATACGGCTATGGCGTTCTTACAGCCCAAGAACACAATGCAAGAGACCCAAACTATAAAATTTTTGTCCAGGACCTTACACAATTTCTTGATAACCTTACCCATTTGCCAAAAGACCTTGAGCTTTTTTGCCAGGCCGCCATGCCGATAAAAACCTATGAGCAATGGATCAATGTTAAAAACTTTGAGCATGTTCGCGTGAGAAATGTCTTTTGCAACCGCTTTCCTTACCTGAAAACCAAGAACTGGTATTGGGAGGAAATGGACAAGAAACTCGGTTTTTCTGAAAAACAGTAGATTTTTGTTCTTAAAAGGAGTGCGCGAAAGGTGCGGATAAGATGGTATATTTGCTGTTTGATAAAAAACAAACTCTAGACGATTGTTAATCTCATGCATGTTGTTTTTAAGATTATAAAATTTGTACTTCTGGCATTCGCCTCGATTGTGGGACTTTTTGTGCTGGCATTTCTTATTGTACCCCACTTTATCCGTTATTATGACTATGGCATTAACAAAAACAAAACTGATCTTCCATACCCGTCTTATTTTTACGAAGATAATTTACAACACGATTTTAGCACCGTACTGCACACACGCACCGGCACATTTAACAAGCAATATGATGCGCTTATTTATATGCAACATATGGATAGCCCGGTCAGTGGCGCCTTAAAAAATACCCGCCTTTCAAAGGTTATCTTCAATACCTATCAATCCAAAATTTCATCTGTTGAGAATATTACTCTGGAGCACAGAACTCCGGAAGGGCGTTTAATTCCACCACTGAAAAACAATCTCAAGGAATTTAAATCCTGTATAATCGGGGCAAACCAAATATGCTATTATGAGCAAGTTTATAATGATTCAAATCTTCCTCACGATATGATCGAGAACGTGATTATCGATTTCACGGCGAATGGAAAGAAACACCATATATCTAAAACGTATCTGATTGAACGGGCTTATCATTTTTCGTTCTGGGACATATTAATGGGTGTCTAACGCAAAAATATCTTGCCTATGCTCTAAAACATACGTATACATGCTTCAACAACCTGATCATTTGATATAGGTGGGCTCATCAAGAGGCCCGCCTTTTTTGTTGGGTTTTTTGAATTTAATGCGTCATTGCGAGCGCAGCGAAGCAATCCAGAGCCACAAAGCCAAAATTCTGGATTGCCGCGTCAGCCCTTCGGGCTTCCTCGCAATGACGGTGAGGATAGTGATGAAGTTAACACCTTTGGAACAGCGCTTGAGCGAATATGCACGGCCCGTGATTGAAGATCTCGGCTTTGCGCTTGTGCTGATTAAGGTGGTTGGTGAAGGCGGCAGCCAGAACGTGCAGATTCTGGCCGAAGATCCGGCGACGCGCAATCTGGGCGTGGATGATGCGGCCGTGATCAGCCGAGCTTTATCCGCCGTGTTTGACGTTGAAGACCCGATTAAAGGGGCGTATCGTCTCGAAGTCAGTAGCCCGGGCATCGACCGCCCGCTGGTGCGGATTGAAGATTTTGAAACCTATAAAGGGTTTGAAGCGAAAATTGAAAGCTGCGTCCCGGCGGAAAACGGGCAAAAGCGCTTTCGCGGGGTTTTGCAGGGATTAAACGGCGAGAGTGTATTGATTGACACCGATCAGGGCAAGGCCGAGATCCCTTTCTCGAATTTGACCAAGGCTAAATTGGTCATGAGTGATGAATTAATACAAAAAACAGCAAATCTATAAGGAGAAAGAAAAATGGAATTGCTACAAGTTGCGGATAACGTCGCAAGAGAGAAAAACATTGATCGCGAGATCGTCGTCACGGCGATGGAAGAAGCAATCCAGAAAGCCGGGCGTTCGAAATACGGTCATGATCATGACATTCGTGCGGAGATCAACCGCAAGACCGGGAATATCGCGCTGAAGCGTTATCGCGAGGTGGTTGAAGAGACGGCCGAAATCGAAAATGAGATGGCGCAGATGCCGCTTTCTCAAGCACAGCGGATTAAACCGGATGCCAAAATTGGGGAATTCCTGATTGATGAGTTGCCACCGCTGGACTTTGGCAGGATTGCCGCGCAGACCGCCAAGCAGGTGATCATGCAAAAAGTGCGTGAAGCTGAGCGTTCACGCCAATACAGCGAATTTAAAGACCGCGTTGGTGAAGTTATTAACGGCGTTGTGAAGCGTGTTGAGTACGGCAATGCTACTGTAGATATTCAGGGGCGCGCCGAAGCGGTTCTACGCCGTGATGAAGGCTTGCCGCGCGAGCATTTGAAAAATGGCGATCGTGTACGTGCCATTATTTATGAAGTACGCGAGGAAATGCGCGGACCCCAGATTTTCCTTTCCCGTACGCACCCTGAATTTATGGCCAAGCTGTTTATGCAGGAAGTGCCGGAAATCTACGACGGAATTATCGAGATTAAATCTGTCGCCCGCGATCCGGGGAGTCGTGCGAAAATCGCTGTGGTTTCCAAAGAAGGTTCTATCGACCCTGTTGGCGCTTGCGTCGGGATGCGCGGGAGCCGCGTACAGGCTGTTGTGAATGAGCTCGGCGGTGAAAAAATCGACATTGTACCGTGGTCTGAAGATATTGCCGGCTTTGTGGTAAATGCTTTACAACCTGCGGAAGTGACCAAGGTTGTTCTGGATGAAGAAACCAAGCGTATGGAAGTGGTTGTGCCTGACGAGCAACTGTCATTGGCGATTGGACGACGTGGACAGAATGTACGCCTGGCTTCCATTTTGGTTGGCTGGGATATTGATATTCTGACTGAAGCCGAGGAATCCGAGCGCCGCGCTGAAGAATTCAAAACGCGCTCTTCTCTATTCATGGAGGCTTTGGACGTTGATGATGTGATTGCACATCTGTTGGTGGCCGAAGGCTTTACCAAAGTCGAAGAAATTGTTGAAACGCCGATTGACGAACTAAACCAGATTGAGGGTTTTGAAGAAGAAATTTCTACTGAGCTGCAAAACCGGGCGGCGACATGGCTGGACGCCAAGCAGAAAGAGCTGTCTGAAAAGCAGGTTGAGCTGGGAATTGCCGATGATTTGATGCACGCGGAGGGCTTAACTCCGGCGCAGATTATCATGCT
It contains:
- the trmB gene encoding tRNA (guanosine(46)-N7)-methyltransferase TrmB yields the protein MDNPSPQKRVFGRRHGRPLNKSRTEVIETLLPKLSVPVEMLKEDGTLGPSSLFEAPYKECWFEIGFGNGEHLSALMRRHPEHAYFGAEPFINGMAAFLKDIQNDLQTRIRVHMDDAMMLAGSLEDECLDGIYILNPDPWHKKRHHKRRIVNRENLKCFHRILKPGGQLILSTDVPYLAEWMITEVMIHGGFTWLANSKRDWETKLEDWIDTAYQTKGAKGADKMVYLFFSRT
- a CDS encoding ribosome maturation factor RimP gives rise to the protein MKLTPLEQRLSEYARPVIEDLGFALVLIKVVGEGGSQNVQILAEDPATRNLGVDDAAVISRALSAVFDVEDPIKGAYRLEVSSPGIDRPLVRIEDFETYKGFEAKIESCVPAENGQKRFRGVLQGLNGESVLIDTDQGKAEIPFSNLTKAKLVMSDELIQKTANL
- the nusA gene encoding transcription termination/antitermination protein NusA, translated to MELLQVADNVAREKNIDREIVVTAMEEAIQKAGRSKYGHDHDIRAEINRKTGNIALKRYREVVEETAEIENEMAQMPLSQAQRIKPDAKIGEFLIDELPPLDFGRIAAQTAKQVIMQKVREAERSRQYSEFKDRVGEVINGVVKRVEYGNATVDIQGRAEAVLRRDEGLPREHLKNGDRVRAIIYEVREEMRGPQIFLSRTHPEFMAKLFMQEVPEIYDGIIEIKSVARDPGSRAKIAVVSKEGSIDPVGACVGMRGSRVQAVVNELGGEKIDIVPWSEDIAGFVVNALQPAEVTKVVLDEETKRMEVVVPDEQLSLAIGRRGQNVRLASILVGWDIDILTEAEESERRAEEFKTRSSLFMEALDVDDVIAHLLVAEGFTKVEEIVETPIDELNQIEGFEEEISTELQNRAATWLDAKQKELSEKQVELGIADDLMHAEGLTPAQIIMLGKTGVKTLDDLADLAADELAETLGEGQITVKDANAVIMAARAHWFEAEDKVAAEAESAAAAENAA